In Miscanthus floridulus cultivar M001 chromosome 8, ASM1932011v1, whole genome shotgun sequence, the sequence TGGATGATTTCACAAGCTGTCCACATATACGGGCACAACTAACCTTCTTGTCAGTTGAAAAACGCAGTAGTTTTACATTTCCTGCAAATTGGGGCCATGGTATttgtgaccaaggaaagaaacAGTAAAGCATATACTGAGAATGCGATAGTGAAAGAGAAGTAAGCAAGGGAGGTATATATAAAACAAAAGCAGGGTGCACATGATTATATATCTCTGAACATCTCAGGAGGACCTACTAAATTATCAAAAATATGTCTGATTGATCAAGAATAATGCAATAATGGGTTGGTAACACAAACGTCTCAAATAGTCGAATCTAAATATCCCATCCAAACGCACCAGCTATGTCAGTTACGTTGTAGAGGAAGTGAATAATACCACCAGAAATCTTCCTTGCATAGGACGAAAAACTGAAAGCACAAGCCACATGGAACACACATTTAGAGGTCTAGACATATTGCACTTTACTAACAGGAACTGAGGAGCAGTGGGAACCTGTTTGCGCTGACGATGTGTATTAGGTGCTGATGTCTTAGCAGATTCTGGCATCACGCATGTTGGGTTCTGTACAAAGCATAAGAACGATTTCAACTGTAATCCATGCTGTAATACATTGTCGAAATTAAATTCCATGTATAGAGGCTGCCACTCCGATGTAAAACTGGGCAACTTTGCAATACACCAATCAAATGAACACCAAAGAGAGCTAGGCGAGGAGGTAAAACTCAAACAGGTTTTCTGGCCAATAATTTCTTGTTTAGCTCATATCCACCTTTCCAACGGTCACAAGCGCCCACGAGTGGCTATGGGAGCCGCATGCCCCCTTCCTTCTCACTCTCTCGCTCATTCTTTCTCTGAAGAACACTTTGAAGAAGCTCTTGCTCTCTCCCTCAAACTcccacacacactctctctcttgctCAATTCCCCATCTTTGTGAGTGAGATTGGAGTCACTTCTTCATGGATTTCGACTCCGGGAGTAACATCCATCTCTTGAGCACTTGTGGCACCCGCCGGTGATTTGATCTTCGCTCTACTACTCTTTGGTTTCTTGAATCCTAGCAGGCTAGGTGATGCCCAGTGACGCCCTTAATTCATGCTTGTAAGGGCGcccgggaagtttgtattacctttTGATTCTAGTGGAAATCTCGGCTTGATCTTTGTGGTCGCTTGGGAAGAGGGGAGTTGAAAAAGACTCTAAGGACCTTTGTGGTCGCCTCAACAACGGGGACATAGGCACAACTTTGTAGTGTGGCCAAACCTCGGGATAAGTCCTTGTGTCTCTGTGTGCTTTGACCGGTGATTGCATTATTTGTTGTGGTGGCAAGATATATATTGTGTGTAGGTGGAGGAGCAAGCAAAGGCGTGAATTCACTTAGTACAACTACTCCATACATGTGGTGAACTCAATTTAGTATTTGAGCATTTCAATTAATTTGTTCACTATTCTCCGGGATTCGGAAATTTGGACAAGTCCATAAATTCCACTTGGGACCGAGAATTCCGATACCCGTGATTTAATCCGCTGCAAAAAGTTTATGAATTTTaggaaatgcctattcaccccctctaggcatttTGATCCTTTCAGCCCTCAAGGTGAGGAGGGTCAACCCTAGGTCGTCGTCTCACCGGTTCCGAGGACAGTTTTTTGAATTTGGTGGTCGGAATTAAGTGGGTTCAATCATATGTCGATCTAACATTTTTTCATATATCTTGTGGGCTCTTTTCTGAATTTGGTGCTCAGAATTCATAGTCAGGTTAACCAATAGAAGTGCAACCAAATATAAGGTAAATGTAAACAATGTAATTGAAAGCATGCAGTCTAAAGGGATAAAGTTTATGACCCCCCTgaaaattagttttgaagaaagggcaggtgaagaatggaattacCTTATGTGCTACAGAAGGTTAGATCATGGAAACACAAAATTACGACACGGCTggtcattcagcctgttcgcttgatcgtatcagtcatgcttatcagccatgatatagtgtttttctctcacaataaaacaacatcagtcgacttataagccacagaaacgatcatgTGTTTTCTAGTTTGAAATGAAGAAAGTAGTATCTATAAAAAAAACTAAAGAATAGAACACCTTCTCGGATAATTCGACGTTTAATTTTTGTTAAAATTATGCCTTATTAAACGACTTAAAAAATAGAGAAATATACTAAAAGTACATTTTAAGTCAAGCATGCTGTAGACTTGTTTCGAGATGAATGTGGTCACAGACATGTCACTCATTTTGAATTGTTATCATATCTTTGTCTTTTACATGTCCCTAAGTCCTAACATATACTCCCTTCCTTCTAAAGTAAACACGCATCTCACTTCTCGAGAAGTccaactttttaaactttgactaaatttatccAAAAAtagattaatatttatgatatataacaaatatcattagattaagcaTAGAGTACACTTCCtttataaatttatttgaagatataaatattgataatattttttatatttttagttaaacttaaaaaagtttgattCCTCAAAATGtgagatgtgcatttattttggACCAAAGGTGAACTATGCTATCATTTAATGTTTCATGGCCGCGACAGTTCATCTGCAAAAGTGTACGAACGCAGCCACAAGCAAACCAGCCTTCAGCTTGACACTCCAGGGGATGCCATAGCTTCCCTTGCCCACAATTCCTGTCACAAATGGCCAGAAACATAGCAGCAGCCAGCTACAGCACACGAATTCCCCAACACCCGGGCCACCGTCTTCAGCCGCTCCGGCAACCACCCGCCATACTCCGACAGCTATGGCGACAATGTTCAAGATTGCAATTGCTGTCGCAGGGACGAACACCGGTGACGAATCAAAGGTGAACCGCCCAAGGTTAGCCTCGTCTGTACCACAATCGCCACCGGACGTGCTCTTGTCCTTGCGAGTGACCTCGAACACTGTATCAGAGAGCCCTATAGTCTTAAGTAGCACGGTGAGGAACGCGAGGAGCCAAGCGGAGGATGAGATGATCCGCTGCATCCTTTGGTTGTTCCACCAGGCACGAGCTGAGAGCCGGCAATCCATGTACTCCATGAAGTTGTATGTGTTGTAACTCAGGAATAGGGCTAACGGGATGCTGAAACCTGATTCTGATGGCTGCACAAGAGCATAGAGTTCAGATAGAACCGTGAAGTACAAACTTCAAACGAAGAATAAACTTTTTTTATATATGAATCTGCAGTGGGAAGAAAAAGGGGGGAAAAAAAACTGTAGTTAGAAACACTATACCTTTGGCAGAAAAGAGTGGTTTGCAAGAAGGCAGTAAGGTCCCAGCAGCGAATAGCAGAGCTCAAAAGGTGCCCTCAGCGGCCACACGTCGATGACCAGGTAGGCAAGGCATTGCCGGAATTGCAAGCGCCTGCAGATGGAGAGAAGAATTGGGTTGTTCCGGCTCAGGAGTATCTCAAAGAGGCCTGTCGCCCATCTCTTGTACTGGGTTAGGCTGGCTGGCCCACCCGTCGGTGCGCTGCCGAGGAACGCCGGCGGATTGGTGTTCAGAAGTGCTGATTTCCAGCCAGCAGCATGGATCCGCTGCCCGGTCAGAATGTCCTCAGTCGTTGATCCATAAACCCAGCCAATCTGCAGATACATTATTGTGAAGCAATGTACACTAGCAAAATCTACAAAGATGTGTGTCTACACTATAGTTACTTTGTAAAGTTGTAATTTGAACTAACAGTGCTGATCGCTAAATACCTCCTGTCCCCAACATGTGCTGGTCTCATAGCTGCAGGCAGACACTTCTTTTGCCACTTCGATGCGACTTGATAAATCTACAGTTGGTGCTGGGAGCATGTCTCCGGATATGATGCTCCAAGCTGATTTGATTAGTTCTTTTTGATTGCCAAGCTTCACTTGCAGTTGCAGCTCCTCGCTATATGGTGAGCCTGACAAATAATTTTCTAATTACACCAACTCATGTAATGGTATAAAATGAACCGAAATACATTGGAGTTTGCAGTTACTTCTGAGTGCTGATAGTTGCATATCAGTTTATGCTCAGAATGCACCTTTTATCCTTTGTTTGACTTGTCTGGTGATGAAGTCCGGTGGCACGCCATAAATGACTTTCCTTCGGTGAAAGCAACCCGTCCCGTTATAATAAATTCCTTGAAGTCCAGCAAATCCATACCCAAGCTTCTAAACTCATCAGCACAGAAACGATAGCCAGTAGCAACTGACATTAGAGCAGCTCCAACAATAATAGAAGAGCTAAGTCATAGAATATTTTATTGAGTAAGAAAGAGAGAGAATAATAAGTTGCCCTCCATGAAGAGCTTGCaaccatgttcgcttgatcgtatcagccatgcttatcagccatgatacagtgcttttcttttacaacaaaacaacatcagccggcgtataagccacagaaacaatAAAGCGAACACGGTGTAAGCTCATACTCCTTTTTATGATGTATGTATCTATGCTTACAGGGTTTTGCTACGGTACATCTATTACCTCTTAGGAGGTAAGAGTTTGAATAAATCACAACCGTTGAATTTTAGAACATATTAGACAATTAAATAATCAAATAATTAGGAAAAAAATGTTGGCTATATCTGTGCGCTGATTTCCTTGCCATATCTGATATAGGAGCATGCACGATAGTTATGGCACGTATGTACAAGATTTATATGTGTATCTGTATGATTATCTCGTGTAATACTACATGCTTCTGGGTATGTGCAACTAATCAGTATGTAGCaaaatatataatgcaacaatatcacgtatatttttatatatatacggTTGTGATACATACACCTGTCATGTTacaacattatatatatataaataactaTAATGATAGGGTTTTATATTTATTTCTTTTGACAAATTTGTCACGTACAAAATGTTTTGATTATGTTACGTGCATGTTTTTTTTCTTGTCAATATAGGTTCGGCTTTGTTCACATTAAGAAATGTTAAAAAGGAAGTCTCCATAGATGCCAAGGCCGAATAATACAAAATAATGCTAATCAAGTTAGTATGTCATATCCAAAGTTGCAAAATAAAAAAGATTTACCATATCTAATAAATCAGCATGCATCAATTAGATCTTGAAAAATATTTTTATATCTAAAACTTACCTTATTTCACATATTACCTCTTAGGAAGTAATAGATGATATCAACCCTCCGATCCAATTAAATAAACGGCTCACAGTTACTTGGGGGTACCACAACAAGGCCCATGCTTACATATTTTTATAATAACAATGTTGGGTTACTTTATCTTTATCCTTTTTAAATTCATATGAGCTAACAAGTTGATTCTATTGTTGAGGGTGCCCTTAGTGTTCAGTAATCAGTACCGCATTTACAACGTGAGATGCAATATCTCGGATGAACCAGCTTATAGCTTTTTATAAGCTGGGTGGTTggataaaatgagctataaactagtCTGGTTGTTTGAACTAGCTAGAGTTTTGTCTAAACATGGCCAAGACTTCTTTGGTTTGGGTGCATGTAATTTGTTGGATAGTTAGTGTTTGAATTGTGATCCTCCTATTTCTAAGCAAATTGTTAGACAACATGATATGTACTACCTCCGTACCAAAAAAGATATAATTCTTTGGTTGAGTTGGGTTAGTGTGATTTGGACTAACCAAGTTGTCTAGTTGGCATGTGttgtgtgcaacatgtctctttgGCTTATGAATGTACAGGTGTTGGGTGCACCGAGTTGGTCGATAAACGATGGAGAAAGTCAAGTAAGGAGTCCATCAACGATGGACCGAGGACGGTGAAGAACGGATATGAAAGGCTTGGACCGAAGGATCCACAGGGCCGAGGACGAACCATATTGGTGGCTCGTATTGGGAACATGGAAGTAAGCCTGGgtgttcgggttacccgattttttcgggtcgggtaattcgggtaatttaaaattcgggtaataaaaattgctacccgatattacctccgaaaaaacactacccacAAATTCGGGTACCcaataattcgggttcgggttcgggtattacccgatatacccaaatttacagaaaacaacagactacactaaatttcagtagcgatctatacataatttcagcagcaatttgtatagaatttcaatagcaatttgtagagaataatatatgaCAGTCaatcattcaaatagagagaattatattctaataaagtgataagttaaatggttcagctaaaacacatgataaatacaaagacaaaaacaaatttttgggtagttcgggtagtttgggtaccgggggatattacccgaattacccaaactaatttcgggtaatcaaaatcgctatccgaatttgggatcgggtacctcgggttcgggtaattcgggtccgggttcgggtaattcgggtacgggtaatgggtatcgggtattttgcccaggcttacatGGAAGAGCAAGAGTACATGAGTGATAAAGACGATGTTAACCAGAGTGAAGGTCGGGGTTCAACCGAGTCAAGGCAAGGCATCACGAGTACTTGCTGGACCTCCAGGCTAAGGGCATGAAGAACACGTATCGACATCGAGGGGTTGAGTACCGGCTACACGACCGCTCGTGGTCATCTGATACTTTGAAAATGGTCTAGACCATTTTGCCCCCAGTGGTCGAGTGGTTCATGTCTAAATGTAGGGACATTTTTTATATATGTGTAATAGCCCTATAAATAGTAGAAGTGACTGCCCAACACATCCGGTCCTTCCACTCCACCCCTTCCATTTTCTAGGGCTAGAGAGAGATAGGCAcctcttattctttttcttgatATGAGTCGGAGGATGTTGGGAGCTAGGATGATGGGATGTATAGGTAGATTCCTAGTTTCTTAGTTCATAAGAAATCCGTGTGGAATTCACCTCTCTTGTCTACTCCTTTTGAGTCCCTTGTTTTGGCCTTTTTGTAATCTTTCATCACTTTTCTTTGGTGATTTTTGGAATTGTGTGTGATCTGATTTCCTGAGTGATTTTGGTCCTTGGAACTTGATCAAAGTATGGATTGAAGCTCAACTCTCATCTCACAAGTTGCTCTCCCTCTAAAATTGTCGTTTCTAGCCTCTTTTGGTGTTTCTTGAAGACCTTTGCTTCGAGGTTTTCTGAGACGTTCTTGATTGATGTTTAGGTGCTATGAGACCTTAGGAACACACATCGACTTTGCCTTCAACAAATTTTCCATGAGCACCTATAAACTATCGCTTTGAGGTTTCAGACAAACCCCAATTTGAGAGAGGGATTTCAAAATTCCTCGCAAAACTTTGATCTTTTTATTTCAAAATTCCTAGCCTAACTTTGATCTTTTTTGCAAGATCTCTTGGGGATAGCTTCACCATGAGTTAAAGGCGTGTGCAAAATTTCGTAATTTTTGGACCTCTTTTGGATTAGTTATGGATTTTGCTTGCAGAGCATTTTGCAGTTTTCTGAAAAAACTAGCCTAGTTGGTTTTCAAATTTGGCTAAGCCGGTTTTTTGAGGCTTGTCCCAAATGAGGTGATTTTTTATGGAGTTTTCTTTACTATGTTATAAACCTGTCCACCTAAATTTCATGATTTTGGTAGGTTGTTTGTTTGGGCTTCCATATTTTTCTTTCAAGCTGGTTTTTGTTGAAAGTGTTCGAATTTGTCCTTTTTCACCTCTGACTGTTTCCATATTTTTCTAGTCTAGTTTCTAGGGTCTGTAGGTTCGTTGGCTAACACTAATCGAGAGATTTGTGTGTTATGTCGGGATATATGACGCTCTTTCATTcttaaaaagagaaaaaattcaGACTCCTATTCCCCCTCTGGTCGTTTATTCCGGCCATTCAAGGTAGATTACAAAAAAGTATGATAAATTCAtaattattaatatttttaatataaatttaattaaattttaTTTTAAGATTGTATGTTTTTTTTCAGGACGGGGAACAGGGGAAGTACAATTCTGGTACCTTGTACATGACTTCCGTCTGGTTTCCAAAAGGATCATCCTTGAGGGCATCATAGAATATCTGTGGTGCCTGAACAAATCCGCTGTGGACCTCGTTGTCGAATCCCAACAGGAGGCACATTGCATGGAGAATGACTTGTGGGTTGTTTGCAAACATGTCGCAGTCCACGTTCAGCATGATTGGCGCATTGGTCAGCACAGCGGAAACCCTTGTCTGCACACCAATTAAGGTCAACAATCAGTGATCAGCTGTATTCTGCTAATGTTAATGCAACAGACACTTCTCTGAACTTTGTGTCTCACTAATCAGAATTCACTTATTCTGCTGAGGAGCGTGAGAAACACTAACCAGGACATTCATGGCCCCGGCCTTGAAGTGCTGGTGAAATCTGGGTCTCTTTTCTCTTGAGATGTATACCAGACTTGGGAACCCTTCTCCTGTCGTGCTCTTGCTGTTGTCCCACAGGACCTGAAATCAGCAAAAATGAACACCAAACCAGTAAAAGTTTTGCAGACGATATGTATTTCACAAAATATTTTTACAACAATTGTTAATCTAGTTACTCATAAAAATAGCGCAGCTACATCTCAACCTTAATTACGGTTGGGTGATTATTTCGCTCCACACCCAAGAACTCAGTGAACTCACTGTCACTCTGCACAAGAGTGGCCTCCTCTAATTTCTCGACCTGACTCACCAACTTCTCGTACTCGTTCTGCAACACGAACAAGAAAACGAGCATATATAAGCAGCCATAAGATCAGACACCGCGCCAGTGCCAGGATCACGGACGAAAAAACGAGACGGCTCACCTTTATGACCGTCCATTCTTGCAAGAACTCTTGGCCGGCGGCGCGGGGCTCTGAGGTGGAGGAGAAGTAGACCAAGGGAGCTCTGACACCGACTCCGTGCCTCCTGCAGAACGGCACCCAGAGCCTCGCGAACGCGGCAGCCTCGCGCAGCGCGTAGCAGGTCAACGGCGAGCAGCCGTCGTCCGAGACGTAGCACGCCAGCTTGCCGGCCGGGTAGTCCACGGCAAGAAGCGAGAGCACGGTGTTCACGGTCACAACCGGTGGCTCCAGCTCCGGGTCCGCCGTGGTCACGAACACATCTACCGCCGGGAGCTCGTCGGCCCTGGTAGAAATCAGAAGCTGTGAGAACAACAAAAAAAAGGACGGGACGTTCCGGTCTTTCGGATACAAATGAACAGCGACGGCGCGTTGGGCCTTGGGCGGCTGCTACCTTTCGGGGAGGCGGTCGGGGTACGTCTCGAACCGGACGGGGTTCCACTTGCAGTTCATGTTGAGCAGCCACAGGAGCGTGAACCACGCCTCGCAGAAGAGCGCCGCGACGGCGAGCCAGCAGCGCGGCGGCGTCGTGCCGGCGCCGCCCAGCAGAGAGGTGGCACGGTGGGCGAGGAGGGCGAGGAGCAGGGAGAGGACGACGAGGTCGGCTAGCTTCCACGCCGTGCGGCGGATCGGGACCCTCTCCTGCAGCTTCTTGGCTCTCCCCATGGCCACTGCCGCAGCTCCAGAGGCAAGCACCGAAGCAGCACCGCGAGTGGTGGCTATTATTTTTTTATGCAGATAGAATTTTATAGACTAACAGGGCATCGTAAGATGCCCCGGTTCAATTTATTTATTAAACGAAACCGAGCCATAAAGCTTACATGGTGATAGAAACAAGGAATAAATTATCTCAAAGATTGTTATTATGTTTTATGCTAACAGAAATACCCGTGCATTGCAGAGTGTAAGACTATATAGATATATTATCGCTCAATAGTATGTCTATGGGTGTGACCAAATGTGAATTTTTAAAGTTCTTACCTAGTTTTTTATGTTTCGATGCTATATTATGGACAATTAACTGAGTAATAAAATTACTTTAATCTTATATTAGAATGTTAGTTTAGCTAGCAATATTTTAGGTAGTTCAAGGTTGGTTTATCGAAATCCTAGCTCTTTGCAGTCCATTACTACCTCTGTTCCTAATCTAAGGTTGTGTTTGAGATGGCTCCACGAACTCTATTCCATAAACTCTATCATGGAGCTCAAAAAAACATAGAGTTTGTGGAACACTCCTTTAGGTACTCTCACAACTTAATTTTTTCTCCTCAAGCGGAGTGAGTGGAGCTAAACCTGTTTGGCTAAAAAACGTAAAGTAAAGCTAAAAAACATGAAGTTGAGCAGTTCCAAACACTCCCTAAGTACATAATAaaaactatgaatctagaaaaatcaaaataccTTATAATTAGGAATGAACAGAGTATTGTTCTTTTGAGCAAAGAGGAGGGGGCCAAGACCAtggttttttatttttaatccttcTTTATTCAATATTTCAATAATAATCGCTCCTATTTTTTTTTCTGATATAACCCTTTTAATCGCGCCAGCGGCGTCACATGCATTGGCGCGGCAATATCCGCCATGTTAAATGGCGTTTTTTACATGGAAAACGTTGTCACGTCACTCCCGCTGGCGTGACAGTTTTGTTCTATCGCGCCATCGGGAGTATTGTGACAAGACCGAACTTTTTAAAAATCATAACTCTTCGATACGACGTcggatgaagatgaaatttatatgaaaattgtagctctcgatgagatctacaactttctagttttgagttttttttcatttgaggactttaagatgctcaaaaaataatattcGGAAGCATAATAACCGCATACTAGTGCTTGTCGTATTACACAAATAATATCTTTTCTGTATGGTGtcaaatgaaaatactttttacatcaaagttgtagctctcaatgagatctacaattttatagttttgagttttcacATTTGGaatcattaagatgctcaaaaaaaataatataaaatttcagtagcatattaatcgcgtactaacgcttgtcgcattagaaaaataatattgtttTTTATCGTGTCAAATGAAACTACTTTTTATATCCAAGTTGATTTTCTCAATAAAATGTACAACTTTCATTTATATAAAAGTTgaaatttatattattttttgagtatcttaacgtcttcaaatgaaaaaacttaaaactagaaagttgtagatctcatcgagggctacaaatttcatataaattttatcttcatcCGACGTCGTATCAAAGAATTATGATTTTTTAAAGGTTTTATCTTGTCACGCCACTTCTGGTGGCGCGATAAAATAATACTGTCATGCCAACGAGAGTGGCGTGACATCATTTTCTACGTAGGAAACGCCGTCTAACGTGACAAATATACCTGCCGCTGGATATTCAATCCCCATATTCAAATCCACACCCGCATTAATTGGTGAGGGTATGGGTTGAAATAAAATAC encodes:
- the LOC136477392 gene encoding cellulose synthase-like protein H1, translating into MGRAKKLQERVPIRRTAWKLADLVVLSLLLALLAHRATSLLGGAGTTPPRCWLAVAALFCEAWFTLLWLLNMNCKWNPVRFETYPDRLPERADELPAVDVFVTTADPELEPPVVTVNTVLSLLAVDYPAGKLACYVSDDGCSPLTCYALREAAAFARLWVPFCRRHGVGVRAPLVYFSSTSEPRAAGQEFLQEWTVIKNEYEKLVSQVEKLEEATLVQSDSEFTEFLGVERNNHPTVIKVLWDNSKSTTGEGFPSLVYISREKRPRFHQHFKAGAMNVLTRVSAVLTNAPIMLNVDCDMFANNPQVILHAMCLLLGFDNEVHSGFVQAPQIFYDALKDDPFGNQTEVMYKKLGYGFAGLQGIYYNGTGCFHRRKVIYGVPPDFITRQVKQRIKGSPYSEELQLQVKLGNQKELIKSAWSIISGDMLPAPTVDLSSRIEVAKEVSACSYETSTCWGQEIGWVYGSTTEDILTGQRIHAAGWKSALLNTNPPAFLGSAPTGGPASLTQYKRWATGLFEILLSRNNPILLSICRRLQFRQCLAYLVIDVWPLRAPFELCYSLLGPYCLLANHSFLPKPSESGFSIPLALFLSYNTYNFMEYMDCRLSARAWWNNQRMQRIISSSAWLLAFLTVLLKTIGLSDTVFEVTRKDKSTSGGDCGTDEANLGRFTFDSSPVFVPATAIAILNIVAIAVGVWRVVAGAAEDGGPGVGEFVCCSWLLLCFWPFVTGIVGKGSYGIPWSVKLKAGLLVAAFVHFCR